One region of Vallicoccus soli genomic DNA includes:
- a CDS encoding HAD-IIA family hydrolase codes for MTERRETECWLTDMDGVLVHEGQALRGAAEFLQRLVDRERRFLVLTNNSIFTPRDLSARLARSGLLVPEEAIWTSALATATFLADQAPGASCYVIGEAGLTTALHEAGFVMTDTDPDYVVLGETRTYSFEAITRAVRLVGAGARFIATNPDATGPSAEGPLPATGAIAAMITRATGAEPYFVGKPNPMMFRSAMNRIDAHSETTTMVGDRMDTDIVAGIEAGLQTVLVLSGSTRRDQVERFPFRPSMLLESIADLVEHV; via the coding sequence ATGACCGAGCGCCGCGAGACGGAGTGCTGGCTCACCGACATGGACGGCGTGCTCGTCCACGAGGGGCAGGCCCTGCGCGGGGCCGCCGAGTTCCTGCAGCGCCTGGTCGACCGCGAGCGGCGCTTCCTCGTCCTCACCAACAACTCGATCTTCACCCCGCGCGACCTCAGCGCGCGGCTGGCCCGCAGCGGCCTGCTCGTGCCGGAGGAGGCCATCTGGACCTCCGCGCTGGCGACCGCCACCTTCCTCGCCGACCAGGCGCCCGGGGCGTCCTGCTACGTCATCGGCGAGGCCGGGCTCACCACCGCGCTGCACGAGGCCGGGTTCGTCATGACCGACACCGACCCGGACTACGTCGTCCTCGGGGAGACCCGCACCTACTCCTTCGAGGCCATCACCCGGGCCGTGCGGCTCGTCGGCGCCGGCGCCCGCTTCATCGCGACCAACCCCGACGCGACCGGGCCGTCCGCGGAGGGCCCGCTGCCCGCGACCGGCGCCATCGCCGCGATGATCACCCGCGCGACCGGGGCGGAGCCGTACTTCGTCGGCAAGCCCAACCCGATGATGTTCCGCAGCGCGATGAACCGGATCGACGCGCACTCGGAGACCACGACCATGGTCGGCGACCGGATGGACACCGACATCGTCGCCGGCATCGAGGCCGGCCTGCAGACCGTGCTCGTCCTCAGCGGGTCGACGCGCCGCGACCAGGTCGAGCGGTTCCCGTTCCGCCCGAGCATGCTCCTGGAGTCGATCGCCGATCTCGTCGAGCACGTCTGA
- a CDS encoding alpha/beta fold hydrolase translates to MLGTLHRPGGTLGYDVAGDGPLVVLAHGMGDLRGTYRRLAPALRAAGHRVAALDLRGHGDASTGWDDVSTTAVAGDLLALVEELGGPAVLVGSSYSGGAAVVAAARRPDLVAGLVLSGAFVRDVPRTRGQRAAAWLVARTPLGRPLWSAYVPSLYGTRPDDLAEHRRALAANLREPGRWAAVAAMARAGHAASEAVLGDVRAPALVVVGCQDPDFADPAEEARRTAAALGGPADVLLVDGAGHYPHLERPDVVTPAVLALARRAAVA, encoded by the coding sequence GTGCTCGGCACCCTGCACCGGCCCGGCGGCACGCTCGGGTACGACGTGGCCGGCGACGGCCCGCTCGTCGTCCTCGCCCACGGGATGGGCGACCTGCGCGGCACGTACCGGCGCCTCGCGCCCGCCCTGCGCGCCGCGGGGCACCGCGTCGCCGCGCTCGACCTGCGCGGCCACGGCGACGCCAGCACCGGTTGGGACGACGTCAGCACCACCGCGGTCGCCGGCGACCTCCTCGCCCTGGTCGAGGAGCTCGGCGGCCCGGCCGTCCTCGTGGGCAGCAGCTACTCCGGCGGCGCGGCGGTCGTCGCCGCGGCCCGGCGCCCGGACCTCGTCGCCGGGCTGGTGCTCAGCGGCGCGTTCGTGCGCGACGTGCCGCGCACCCGGGGCCAGCGCGCGGCGGCGTGGCTCGTGGCCCGCACCCCGCTGGGCCGCCCGCTGTGGTCGGCGTACGTCCCCTCGCTCTACGGCACCCGCCCCGACGACCTCGCCGAGCACCGCCGCGCCCTGGCCGCGAACCTGCGCGAGCCCGGGCGCTGGGCGGCCGTCGCGGCGATGGCGCGGGCCGGCCACGCGGCGTCGGAGGCCGTGCTCGGCGACGTGCGGGCGCCGGCCCTCGTCGTCGTGGGATGCCAGGACCCCGACTTCGCCGACCCCGCCGAGGAGGCGCGGCGCACCGCCGCGGCGCTCGGCGGGCCGGCGGACGTGCTGCTCGTCGACGGCGCCGGGCACTACCCGCACCTCGAGCGCCCCGACGTCGTCACGCCCGCCGTGCTGGCGCTCGCCCGCCGCGCGGCGGTCGCCTGA
- a CDS encoding bifunctional metallophosphatase/5'-nucleotidase: MPSARQGRAARPARAVRRAAVLAAGAALLAPLAAAPASAAPSGAPAGAQGAGYDRYATVQILGINDFHGQLEPPTGSSSRLTVLGPDGQTPQTLEPVGGAEYLATHVKQLRRDRDQDYSVFVSAGDNIGGTPFLSAAAKDEPTVEFLNGLGLFASSTGNHEYDEGLAELRRIQDGGCHPTEGCFGGDGFAGADFTYLSANVVDEDTGRLVMPASAVKRFPKGVKVGFIGVPLKETPTIVSASAIAGLQFTDEVAAIAKASKELARRGVEAQVLLLHQGDSTGVALNTCSTLPGAAGTIARLAAAEVDAVFTGHSHQQYNCVVQGPDGRSRPVVQGAANGRIVSEIDLTIDRRANDVVRPLTEALNHPVTRDVRPDRATTRLIAKYAEAIAPIAGREVGTIGGDITRAADAEGETPLGDLIADAQLAATQDEGAQVALMNPGGVRADLVAAESADGEAPGVVTYREAFTVQPFGNVLVTQTMTGEELVAVLEQQEETGRLLQPSSTLTYALAADGTVSDVRIAGEPVDPAASYRVTVNNFLADGGDGFTTLTEGEDRVYGAVDLDAFTDYLAANPGVTAPATDRVRPAG; this comes from the coding sequence ATGCCCTCCGCACGTCAGGGACGCGCCGCGCGTCCCGCCCGCGCCGTCCGCCGGGCCGCCGTCCTGGCGGCCGGCGCGGCCCTGCTCGCCCCGCTGGCCGCCGCCCCCGCCTCGGCCGCCCCGTCCGGCGCGCCCGCCGGGGCGCAGGGCGCCGGGTACGACCGCTACGCGACGGTCCAGATCCTCGGGATCAACGACTTCCACGGCCAGCTCGAGCCCCCCACCGGGTCGAGCTCGCGCCTGACCGTCCTCGGCCCCGACGGGCAGACCCCCCAGACGCTCGAGCCGGTCGGCGGCGCGGAGTACCTCGCGACGCACGTCAAGCAGCTGCGGCGGGACCGCGACCAGGACTACTCGGTCTTCGTTTCCGCCGGCGACAACATCGGCGGCACGCCGTTCCTCTCCGCCGCGGCGAAGGACGAGCCGACCGTCGAGTTCCTCAACGGCCTGGGCCTGTTCGCCTCCTCGACGGGCAACCACGAGTACGACGAGGGCCTCGCGGAGCTGCGCCGCATCCAGGACGGCGGCTGCCACCCGACCGAGGGCTGCTTCGGCGGCGACGGCTTCGCCGGCGCCGACTTCACCTACCTCTCGGCGAACGTCGTCGACGAGGACACCGGGCGGCTGGTCATGCCGGCCTCCGCGGTCAAGCGCTTCCCGAAGGGCGTCAAGGTCGGCTTCATCGGGGTGCCGCTCAAGGAGACGCCGACCATCGTCTCGGCGTCCGCGATCGCCGGGCTGCAGTTCACCGACGAGGTCGCGGCCATCGCCAAGGCCTCGAAGGAGCTCGCGCGCCGCGGGGTCGAGGCGCAGGTGCTCCTGCTCCACCAGGGCGACAGCACGGGCGTGGCCCTCAACACCTGCTCGACCCTGCCGGGCGCCGCGGGCACCATCGCCCGCCTCGCCGCGGCGGAGGTGGACGCGGTCTTCACCGGCCACTCGCACCAGCAGTACAACTGCGTCGTGCAGGGCCCGGACGGGCGCAGCCGCCCGGTCGTGCAGGGCGCCGCGAACGGGCGCATCGTCTCCGAGATCGACCTGACGATCGACCGCCGCGCGAACGACGTCGTGCGCCCGCTCACCGAGGCGCTGAACCACCCGGTCACGCGCGACGTCCGCCCGGACCGCGCCACCACCCGCCTCATCGCCAAGTACGCCGAGGCCATCGCCCCGATCGCCGGGCGCGAGGTCGGCACCATCGGCGGCGACATCACCCGCGCCGCCGACGCCGAGGGCGAGACGCCGCTCGGCGACCTCATCGCCGACGCGCAGCTCGCGGCCACGCAGGACGAGGGCGCGCAGGTCGCGCTCATGAACCCGGGCGGCGTGCGCGCCGACCTCGTCGCGGCCGAGTCCGCGGACGGCGAGGCGCCGGGCGTCGTCACCTACCGCGAGGCCTTCACGGTCCAGCCGTTCGGCAACGTCCTCGTCACCCAGACGATGACGGGCGAGGAGCTCGTCGCCGTGCTCGAGCAGCAGGAGGAGACCGGCCGGCTGCTGCAGCCCTCCTCCACCCTCACCTACGCCCTCGCGGCGGACGGCACCGTGAGCGACGTCCGCATCGCCGGCGAGCCGGTGGACCCGGCCGCCTCGTACCGGGTGACGGTCAACAACTTCCTCGCCGACGGCGGGGACGGCTTCACGACCCTCACCGAGGGCGAGGACCGGGTGTACGGCGCCGTCGACCTCGACGCGTTCACCGACTACCTCGCGGCCAACCCCGGCGTCACCGCCCCGGCGACCGACCGGGTGCGCCCCGCGGGCTGA
- a CDS encoding exopolyphosphatase, with the protein MTHRLVTRSDFDGLVCAVLLRHLGLIDEITFVHPKDVQDGTVEITDRDILTNLPYAPAAHTVFDHHHSEGLRTGGGAANHVIDVHAPSAARVVYDHFGGAATFPQVSAELMEAVDRADSAQYQLHEVLAPTGWTLLNFLMDSRTGLGRFRDFRISNYQLMMQLIDAVIEHQDVEAILALPDVAERAQLYRAQHDAFVAQLWRVSRVVGDVVVVDLRGEEVVHAGNRFVVYALFPQARVSVHVLWGKQKQNTVLAVGKSIIDRSSPVDVGAVCLRYGGGGHLAAGTCQVPHEDADAVLAEVVAGLAQPAAVTV; encoded by the coding sequence GTGACCCACCGCCTCGTGACGCGGTCCGACTTCGACGGGCTCGTCTGCGCGGTCCTGCTCCGCCACCTCGGGCTGATCGACGAGATCACCTTCGTGCACCCCAAGGACGTCCAGGACGGCACCGTGGAGATCACGGACCGCGACATCCTCACGAACCTGCCGTACGCGCCCGCGGCGCACACGGTCTTCGACCACCACCACTCCGAGGGCCTGCGCACCGGCGGCGGCGCCGCCAACCACGTCATCGACGTGCACGCCCCGTCCGCGGCGCGGGTGGTCTACGACCACTTCGGCGGCGCGGCCACGTTCCCGCAGGTCTCGGCCGAGCTCATGGAGGCGGTCGACCGCGCGGACTCCGCGCAGTACCAGCTGCACGAGGTCCTCGCCCCGACCGGCTGGACCCTGCTCAACTTCCTCATGGACAGCCGCACCGGCCTCGGCCGCTTCCGCGACTTCCGCATCTCGAACTACCAGCTGATGATGCAGCTCATCGACGCCGTCATCGAGCACCAGGACGTCGAGGCCATCCTGGCGCTGCCGGACGTCGCCGAGCGCGCGCAGCTCTACCGCGCCCAGCACGACGCGTTCGTCGCCCAGCTCTGGCGGGTCAGCCGCGTCGTCGGCGACGTCGTCGTGGTCGACCTGCGCGGCGAGGAGGTCGTGCACGCCGGCAACCGGTTCGTCGTGTACGCGCTCTTCCCCCAGGCCCGCGTCTCGGTGCACGTCCTCTGGGGCAAGCAGAAGCAGAACACCGTGCTCGCGGTGGGCAAGTCGATCATCGACCGCAGCTCGCCGGTCGACGTGGGCGCGGTCTGCCTGCGGTACGGCGGCGGCGGCCACCTCGCCGCGGGCACCTGCCAGGTGCCGCACGAGGACGCCGACGCGGTGCTCGCCGAGGTCGTCGCGGGGCTCGCGCAGCCGGCGGCGGTCACGGTCTGA
- a CDS encoding TetR/AcrR family transcriptional regulator, with the protein MPRAGLTPERVVAAAAARADAAGWAATTLATVAEQLGVRVPSLYKHVDGLPDLRRRVALAGLRGLAAALREAAVGRSGPDALRAVARAYRAWARDHPGTYEALQRAPAADDEELTAAAADLVGVLTAVLRGWGLEGDDAVHAVRAVRAALHGFCALEAAGGYGLPLDRDESFERLVDLLAGGLRPPGGPGGRVAR; encoded by the coding sequence ATGCCGCGCGCGGGGCTGACCCCCGAGCGGGTCGTGGCCGCGGCCGCGGCCCGGGCCGACGCGGCCGGGTGGGCCGCCACCACCCTCGCCACGGTCGCCGAGCAGCTCGGCGTGCGGGTCCCCTCGCTCTACAAGCACGTCGACGGCCTCCCCGACCTGCGCCGGCGGGTCGCGCTCGCCGGCCTGCGCGGGCTCGCCGCGGCCCTGCGCGAGGCGGCCGTGGGGCGCAGCGGCCCCGACGCGCTCCGCGCCGTGGCGCGGGCGTACCGGGCCTGGGCGCGTGACCACCCCGGGACGTACGAGGCGCTGCAGCGTGCCCCCGCCGCGGACGACGAGGAGCTCACCGCCGCCGCCGCGGACCTCGTCGGCGTGCTCACCGCCGTCCTGCGCGGCTGGGGCCTCGAGGGCGACGACGCCGTCCACGCCGTCCGGGCCGTGCGGGCCGCGCTGCACGGCTTCTGCGCGCTCGAGGCCGCCGGGGGGTACGGCCTCCCGCTCGACCGCGACGAGAGCTTCGAGCGGCTCGTCGACCTGCTCGCCGGGGGGCTGCGCCCGCCGGGCGGGCCGGGGGGCCGGGTGGCACGATGA
- a CDS encoding GAF and ANTAR domain-containing protein produces MSLLPPDVLTSLLAVELGGASLDEVLQRIVRIANEVVEGADEVSLTLVRQDRPWTAAHAGEMALAADELQYGAGYGPCIDAGTSGTVLHVPDMRTETRWPDYAPRAVEAGVLSSMSVPLPLQCEVVGALNCYSRRPAAFTERSEEVARELAAHLAVAVANAVAYTDIAKLASDMQAAMASRAVIEQAKGVIMAQNRCGAEEAFGILRRASQGRNVKLRDLAQQVVEGVGGTTGQPDGPSPPSR; encoded by the coding sequence GTGAGCCTGCTGCCCCCCGACGTCCTCACGTCGCTCCTCGCCGTCGAGCTCGGCGGCGCGTCCCTCGACGAGGTGCTGCAGCGGATCGTGCGGATCGCGAACGAGGTGGTGGAGGGCGCCGACGAGGTGTCCCTGACGCTCGTGCGGCAGGACCGGCCGTGGACCGCGGCCCACGCGGGCGAGATGGCGCTCGCGGCCGACGAGCTGCAGTACGGCGCGGGCTACGGCCCCTGCATCGACGCCGGCACCTCCGGCACGGTGCTGCACGTGCCGGACATGCGCACCGAGACCCGCTGGCCGGACTACGCCCCCCGCGCCGTCGAGGCCGGCGTCCTGAGCTCGATGTCGGTGCCGCTGCCGCTGCAGTGCGAGGTCGTGGGGGCGCTCAACTGCTACAGCCGGCGGCCGGCGGCGTTCACCGAGCGCAGCGAGGAGGTGGCCCGCGAGCTCGCGGCGCACCTCGCCGTGGCGGTGGCCAACGCGGTGGCCTACACCGACATCGCCAAGCTCGCCTCCGACATGCAGGCCGCGATGGCCAGCCGGGCGGTGATCGAGCAGGCCAAGGGCGTGATCATGGCCCAGAACCGGTGCGGCGCCGAGGAGGCCTTCGGCATCCTGCGACGCGCCTCCCAGGGCCGCAACGTCAAGCTCCGGGACCTCGCGCAGCAGGTCGTGGAGGGTGTCGGCGGCACCACGGGGCAGCCCGACGGCCCGTCGCCGCCCTCGCGCTGA
- a CDS encoding sensor histidine kinase gives MTSTTLPRGDLRSPAPGAGPERSWWWDSAYLLAAFPLAVTSFSVLVTGVAASAGLLVTLLGVPLGVLTLLAARWFAVAQRWGLRAAGHDAPEPPYAPLRLGTLRGWVEPLREGQLWRDLLHGLVSSPLATVTWSVLVTWWAGALGGLTYPLWVWAVPQDGETLFELLGLPTALEQVAYVLLGALFAVSLPVVSRGLATAHAALGRTLLTGQGAAELQRRLRQVSASRDSAVQAEASAMRRLERDLHDGPQQRLVRLTMDLSAAQRRLESDPETAKPLVAEALAQTREALGELRALSRGIAPPILTDRGLPAALAAVASRCTVPVDLDVRLAEGERLPAHVESGAYFVVTEALTNVAKHSGATAARVRVDRSGGWLRIVVEDDGHGGAHAAKGHGLAGLVERTAALEGGLDVDSPPGGPTVLRAVLPCG, from the coding sequence ATGACCTCGACGACCCTCCCGCGCGGCGACCTGCGCAGCCCCGCCCCCGGTGCCGGACCGGAGCGCTCCTGGTGGTGGGACAGCGCCTACCTCCTGGCCGCCTTCCCGCTCGCCGTCACCTCCTTCTCCGTGCTCGTCACCGGCGTGGCCGCCTCGGCCGGCCTCCTCGTCACCCTCCTCGGCGTGCCGCTCGGCGTGCTCACCCTGCTGGCGGCGCGCTGGTTCGCGGTCGCCCAGCGGTGGGGCCTGCGGGCGGCGGGGCACGACGCGCCCGAGCCCCCGTACGCCCCCCTGCGCCTCGGCACCCTGCGCGGCTGGGTCGAGCCGCTGCGCGAGGGGCAGCTGTGGCGCGACCTGCTGCACGGCCTGGTGTCGTCCCCGCTCGCCACGGTCACCTGGAGCGTGCTCGTGACGTGGTGGGCCGGGGCGCTGGGCGGGCTGACGTACCCGCTGTGGGTCTGGGCCGTGCCCCAGGACGGCGAGACGCTCTTCGAGCTGCTCGGCCTGCCGACGGCGCTGGAGCAGGTCGCGTACGTGCTGCTCGGCGCCCTGTTCGCCGTCAGCCTGCCGGTGGTCTCCCGCGGGCTCGCGACGGCGCACGCCGCCCTCGGGCGGACGCTGCTCACGGGGCAGGGCGCGGCCGAGCTGCAGCGCCGGCTGCGCCAGGTGTCCGCGAGCCGCGACTCGGCCGTGCAGGCCGAGGCCTCGGCCATGCGCCGGCTCGAGCGCGACCTGCACGACGGGCCGCAGCAGCGCCTCGTGCGGCTCACCATGGACCTCAGCGCCGCCCAGCGCCGGCTCGAGAGCGACCCGGAGACCGCCAAGCCGCTCGTCGCCGAGGCGCTCGCCCAGACCCGCGAGGCGCTCGGCGAGCTGCGGGCGCTCTCGCGCGGCATCGCCCCGCCGATCCTCACCGACCGCGGGCTCCCGGCGGCGCTCGCCGCCGTGGCCTCGCGCTGCACCGTGCCGGTCGACCTCGACGTGCGCCTCGCCGAGGGCGAGCGCCTGCCCGCGCACGTGGAGAGCGGCGCGTACTTCGTCGTGACCGAGGCGCTCACCAACGTCGCCAAGCACAGCGGCGCGACGGCGGCCCGGGTGCGGGTCGACCGCTCCGGCGGCTGGCTGCGCATCGTCGTCGAGGACGACGGGCACGGCGGCGCGCACGCGGCGAAGGGGCACGGGCTGGCCGGGCTCGTCGAGCGCACCGCGGCGCTCGAGGGCGGGCTCGACGTCGACAGCCCGCCCGGCGGGCCCACCGTCCTGCGCGCGGTGCTGCCGTGCGGGTGA
- a CDS encoding response regulator transcription factor, with amino-acid sequence MRVVLAEDSVLLREGLVRLLEEAGCAVVAAVGDGPSLVRAVREHRPDVAVVDVRMPPTHTDEGLRAALEARAAVPGTGVLVLSQYVEEAYARDLLGDRAGGVGYLLKDRVSALDELADAVERVAAGGTVLDPDVVAQLFARSRRDPLEALSPREREVLGLMAEGRTNRAVARHLGVSDGAVEKHVSSIFTKLDLLPSDDDHRRVLAVLLWLAG; translated from the coding sequence GTGAGGGTGGTGCTGGCCGAGGACTCGGTGCTGCTGCGCGAGGGCCTGGTGCGCCTCCTCGAGGAGGCCGGCTGCGCCGTCGTCGCGGCCGTGGGCGACGGCCCCTCCCTCGTCCGGGCGGTGCGCGAGCACCGCCCGGACGTCGCCGTCGTCGACGTGCGCATGCCGCCGACGCACACCGACGAGGGCCTGCGCGCCGCGCTCGAGGCGCGCGCCGCGGTGCCCGGCACGGGGGTGCTGGTGCTGTCGCAGTACGTCGAGGAGGCGTACGCCCGCGACCTGCTCGGCGACCGCGCGGGCGGCGTCGGCTACCTGCTCAAGGACCGGGTCAGCGCCCTCGACGAGCTCGCGGACGCCGTGGAGCGGGTCGCCGCCGGGGGCACCGTGCTCGACCCCGACGTCGTGGCCCAGCTCTTCGCCCGCTCGCGCCGCGACCCGCTGGAGGCGCTCTCGCCGCGGGAGCGGGAGGTGCTCGGGCTCATGGCCGAGGGCCGCACGAACCGGGCCGTCGCCCGGCACCTCGGGGTGAGCGACGGCGCGGTCGAGAAGCACGTCTCGTCGATCTTCACCAAGCTCGACCTGCTGCCGAGCGACGACGACCACCGCCGGGTGCTCGCCGTGCTGCTGTGGCTGGCCGGCTGA